The following DNA comes from Lentibacillus sp. Marseille-P4043.
TTGATGCGTTGGCTTCCAGGTCAATTGAGCGGGTGAATGAAACGATTCAACTTTCTGATTCAGGGATTCATCCGGGCTCTGGTGTTGGAAATAAGCGGAAGGAATTAAGTAAAGAGACATTGGGAATCCCAGTAATTGCCATTGGTGTTCCGACGGTTGTGGATGCAGTTACAATTACAAGCGATACCATCGATTACATGTTAAAACATTTTGGTAGGGAGTGGAATGAAAAAGACAACCCATCCAAGTCTCTAGCACCTGCAAGCTTAACTTTTGGTGAGAAAAAATTCAGTGAAGCTGATTTACCTGATGAAGAAAAGCGACAAACATTCCTAGGAATAGTAGGAACTCTATCAGAAGAAGAAAAAAAATCATTAATAAAAGAGGTACTTACGCCAATTGGACATAACTTAATGGTGACACCAAAAGAAGTTGATGGGTTTATGATCGACATGTCGCATGTTATCGCTAATGGTGTTAATGCTGCTCTGCATGAAAAAGTTGATGTGGATAATTTTGCTTCGTATTCAAGATAATTTTTAACTCTAGTAGGGTCTACTTTTTTGAAAAAATTATAAGGCTTTGTTCTAGTTTCTGAAGTTGCGACATAGATTTTACCAATGACGCAGACTTCGGAAGGGATGGAACAATGAGTCGGAATTATAATTATAACCAACCTGATAAAGGAAGAAGTTTATTAAATCGGATCTATAAAAAAAGCGGAATATATTTACTATGTGTAATTATTTTGTTCGTTTCGATAGGTATATTAACAAGCATTTCACCGGCATACAGATTTTCTTCCAATGCGATTACGGAGTGGACAAGCGAAATCGATAGTACTACTTTTTTGTACTTGATGGGGATGGAAAACCGAGCATTTCAGAAGGCATATCCAGATGATAAACAATTGCCAAAGGTATCGACAACTCTTTTTCAGATGGCGACAAGTATCAAGCCGAATGATCCAAGGAGCTTATTGGGCAATGAATTACCTGGTTTTTCAACGTTTGATACGAAAATTATTGTGGCGGGGGAAGGTACAGACTATACGAACCTGCCTGTTGAATCGTCACCACCACTAGAAGAAGTATTGAAAGATCGAGAAGCCGTAATGGATGAGCCTGATGAATCGGATCAATCAGACGCCGATACAGATGCGGATACAGATAAAAAAGATACACCAACGACCGGCGATCGGGACGTCGTATTCCTTTACAATTCGCATAATAGGGAATCCTTTTTACCGCATCTACCTAAAGTAAATGATAAGGATTTGGCTCAACACGATAAAGTTAACATTACCAAGGTAAGTGACAGGCTCGCTAAGGCATTAGAAGCTAATGGCATTGGAACAAGTGTTGACCACACGGACATTATGAGTGAATTAAATAAAAGGGATTGGAAGTATTGGCAGTCCTATGATGCCTCACGAGAGGTGGTAAAAGAAGCCTTCGCAAATAATAAGGATAACAAATTTGCTTTTGATATTCATCGAGATTCTGTTCCTAAGAATAAAACAACTGTAGAAATCGATGGAAAAAAATACGCAAGAATTATGATTGTTGTTGGTGCGGATTATGAAAATAATGAAAAGAATTTAAAACTTGCTTACGAGCTCCATAATCGTCTTGAGAAAAAGTATCCTGGCCTAAGTAGAGGATTTATTGAACGTGGTGGTGCGGGAAATAATGGTGTATATAATCAAGATTTGTCGGGAAATTCCTTGCTGTTTGAATTTGGTGGTGTGGAAAACAACTTTGAGGAATTGTACCGATCCGCAGATGCCTTAGGAGAAGTCTTTAGTGATTTTTACTGGGATGCCGAAAAAGTAAACGCGGATGCAGAGGAGGAATAGTCGATGGTGCGCTCCTTTATCACATTGTTATTGTTAGCTGTATGCTTTTTAACCGGTATGTTGTTAGGGATTGATCATGGACAAGATGATAATGCTCACCAAGAAGAGGAGATAAAAGAAGTTATTGTATCGGATAAAAATGTGGAGCAGGGTACAACCGATTCCATCGAAATTGAAAGTGAAATGCCAGCGGATATTGATGCACCTATTGGTTTCACGCAAAAAATGGCATCATTTTTGGAGGCAAGCATAAAAGGTTTCTATGAAATGGTCGTCATGATTGTTTATCAAATTGCACAGTTGTTTGTTTAATATTTTTTCTAAAAGGTTGTTTTCTAAAAAATTGTTGCTTTTTACACAAAATATAATGTGACACAGTGAAAATTCTTTTTTTTGACGTTTTTTCTTGTTCTAATGATAATTCAGTGCTTGGGTCCGCTCCGGCAGAACACTTCGCTTTCCGGCCGCCTTAGGATGTGCGTAGTCTTGTACGGGCTGTGGGTCAGATAGCAACAATCTATCCGAAAACACTATTTAACAACCTCTTCACTATTCAGTGTTTTACGAATAATGAAGGGGTTTTGTTATTTAAGGACAGGTAATGATTAATCATAATTGAATGTCTGGTGTGCTATTGCTATAATGTATCCTAGTTAATGTCATGTCTAAACGGAAATAGTAGGAGTGAACATCACTAATGGCAAAAAAA
Coding sequences within:
- the spoIIP gene encoding stage II sporulation protein P, translating into MSRNYNYNQPDKGRSLLNRIYKKSGIYLLCVIILFVSIGILTSISPAYRFSSNAITEWTSEIDSTTFLYLMGMENRAFQKAYPDDKQLPKVSTTLFQMATSIKPNDPRSLLGNELPGFSTFDTKIIVAGEGTDYTNLPVESSPPLEEVLKDREAVMDEPDESDQSDADTDADTDKKDTPTTGDRDVVFLYNSHNRESFLPHLPKVNDKDLAQHDKVNITKVSDRLAKALEANGIGTSVDHTDIMSELNKRDWKYWQSYDASREVVKEAFANNKDNKFAFDIHRDSVPKNKTTVEIDGKKYARIMIVVGADYENNEKNLKLAYELHNRLEKKYPGLSRGFIERGGAGNNGVYNQDLSGNSLLFEFGGVENNFEELYRSADALGEVFSDFYWDAEKVNADAEEE